A genome region from Arachis duranensis cultivar V14167 chromosome 8, aradu.V14167.gnm2.J7QH, whole genome shotgun sequence includes the following:
- the LOC107460133 gene encoding protein SMALL AUXIN UP-REGULATED RNA 12, whose amino-acid sequence MSLSSGIGKCSKIRHIVWLRQMLRRWRNKAHNKSSWSKSQRTPSDVPAGHVAVCVGSNYTRFVVRATHLNHPVFKNLLFHAEEEYGFSNHGPLAIPCDEALFKEILRFISRSDSSSSRFVNLDDLQRYCHAGSIRTNLDFLPDSMPLLTNN is encoded by the coding sequence ATGTCATTATCATCCGGGATCGGAAAATGCAGCAAGATCCGCCACATAGTGTGGCTCCGGCAGATGCTGCGGCGGTGGCGCAACAAGGCCCACAATAAGTCGTCGTGGTCGAAGAGCCAGCGTACGCCCTCTGATGTCCCCGCAGGACACGTGGCGGTGTGCGTGGGCAGCAACTACACGAGATTCGTGGTGCGCGCTACCCACTTGAACCACCCGGTGTTCAAGAACCTTCTCTTCCACGCGGAGGAAGAGTACGGTTTCTCGAACCACGGTCCCCTCGCTATTCCATGCGACGAAGCCCTCTTTAAAGAGATCCTCCGCTTCATTTCCCGATCTGACTCATCGTCTTCCCGCTTCGTTAACCTCGATGACCTCCAGAGATACTGCCACGCTGGCAGCATCCGTACCAACCTGGACTTTTTGCCCGACTCCATGCCGTTACTCACTAACAACTAA